GGTCTACATTACCAATGTACTGAATTCTGGTCACGATTGGAAAGAGCTCTAATTGGAAGAAGTACGCTACGTGGCTTGGATTGCTTCGTGGTCTAGACTTTACTGCAATGAGATTACTGTAATTGGATACCTACGTAACTGGGGAGCTTCTGCGTTGGAGAGACGGAAGATATATTGATGAGTTTGCGAAGTAGACATCAAAGTAGTTGTCTATAAGCCGTTCATTGAGAAAGTGATATATCTATGTAATCTATCCATAGCCGGTATATACGGACTGAACCTTTTCTGTCCATGATGCGCCAACATCAAAAGGGTAATAGAaacggaagaaaagaaagcaaacaaAGCTGTGTCCCAAATGTCACCCATGCAAAACAAAACGAGAAAGCTTTACATCCCCCGGTTGAACTCGACCATCCCGTCCTTGCCACCCTTCTGCCAGAACTCCTCCTCCAAAGATTGCGCACTGATGGCCTGGCGCTGCGGGAAGGCTCCCAGCGCCAATGGCAGGGCAAACAGGGACGTAGCAAAGATCAATCCCAGGTTCAGTGGAAGCACCATACGGGGCCGAGCCTGGAGCCAAGCCGTCTTCTCCAGCCGGAGCAGAACCAACGGCGGCACGACCATGATTGGGGTCGCGTTCAGCACACGGCTGACCGCAGTCTCACCCACAGCAATGGTGGCCGCCTTCTTGCTCTTACCCAAGCTCTGGATCGGCTCGCCAGTCTCCtcccgcttcttcttctcagcctccgACAAAACAGGGTAGACGTCGATACCCTGGCGAATCTCCTCACCACGCATAAGGAACACGTTCAGGGCACTGGCACTGGACACAGCGGCGAAAGGCACCAGTCGTCCGAGCATGAGCTTAGTGCTGGGCGACAAACCCTTCAGACGGGGCACGAGAGCATTCAGACCCAGTGCCACCGAGCACGATGCCGACACTGCCATCAGGTATGACTTGGCCATCTGAGAGTAGGACAAAGGGGTGGACTTGTTCGCATTTGCGCTGTTGACGGCGACGTTAAGCGACTGGTTTGCAATCTGCCAAAGAAGTGTACCAGTGGTCTGACAAGTCAATATTAGCCGACGATATTGCTATACGTCACACAAGGGTCCATACCTGCAGCCCGGGCGTAAGCATGCCAGCCGTCACGACGAGGTTGGTCATAACGTAGCAGGACATgcggaaaggaaggaaaacagGTTCGCCGGTGTCTAAGGAGATTGATTAGACGTATTCAAGATATATCACACTGGCAACGGACCTGGATGCAGAGTGGAATCGACCACCTTCTTCGCACGCCACAACTCGGGTGTCATTGC
This Aspergillus flavus chromosome 1, complete sequence DNA region includes the following protein-coding sequences:
- a CDS encoding Tricarboxylate/iron carrier, giving the protein MSSSIPGNRDLPPSQYDLSTYWGRVRHSADIADPRMLFVSSSGLESAKQLISSYKQSHIPAMTPELWRAKKVVDSTLHPDTGEPVFLPFRMSCYVMTNLVVTAGMLTPGLQTTGTLLWQIANQSLNVAVNSANANKSTPLSYSQMAKSYLMAVSASCSVALGLNALVPRLKGLSPSTKLMLGRLVPFAAVSSASALNVFLMRGEEIRQGIDVYPVLSEAEKKKREETGEPIQSLGKSKKAATIAVGETAVSRVLNATPIMVVPPLVLLRLEKTAWLQARPRMVLPLNLGLIFATSLFALPLALGAFPQRQAISAQSLEEEFWQKGGKDGMVEFNRGM